The Acinetobacter sp. SAAs474 genome segment GAAGGTGAATATCAACATATCACCCATTGGGTGGTTGCTGCAGATGGTGGACGTTCTCCAATTCGTGAAAGTATGAACCTTTGGATGGAAGGGGCAAGTTACGAAGGCCGTTTTGTCATTGCGGATATTCGGATTAAACTCGATTATCCTACCGAACGTTTGGCATTCTTCTCCCCAGATTGGAATCCAGGTAATACCATTTTAATGCATCGTGAACCCGATCATATTTGGCGTTTTGACTATCAATTAGACACTGATATTCGCCCTGAAGAAGCACTTCAACCAGAAAATCTGCATAAAGCGGTCAATGATCAATTAAAAATGATTGGTCAAGACCACTTAGAATGGGAAATGGATTGGAGTACGGTATATTCTACACGTGCATTAACACTAGATAACTATGTACATAATCGCATTATTTTTGCCGGTGACTCTGCCCATTTACTCCCTATTTTTGGTGTTCGTGGCGCGAATACAGGATTCCAAGATGCACAAGATTTGGCATGGAAATTGGCTGCTGTGGTAAAAGGGCAGGCAGATCAAAAATTATTAAACAGTTATACTGCTGACCGTGTTGGTGCAGCACGTGAAATTATTGCTGAAGCAGGTAAATCAACACGCTTTATGGCACCGCCAAGTGCAGGTTTCCGCTTATTGCGTGATGCGGTATTATCATTATCTTTGGCTCATGATTTTGTGCGTCCGCTATATCATTGGCGTACTTCGCGTCCACATGCCTATACACATTCGCCATTAAATAGCCAAAATGATGACAATGCATTAATGAATGAGTTGACTGAAAATGGTGCGCTGATTCCAAATGTGAAGTTTGCCGATGGCACATTCTTATATAACTATATTTCTGGAAAATTCTCAATTTTAGCCTTTAGTCAGCAAGGCCAACTTCCAGCAGCGCTGCTTGCAGAAGTGGCACAATTAAAACAGCAAGGTATGGCGATACAACTGATTGCTTTGGCGACTGATGGTGAAAATGTGGCAAGCGCAGATCGTAGCTTAGTGATCGATTCACAAGTCGTTGCAGAACGTTTCTTTGCTGATACTGGTGTAATTTATTTGGTGCGGCCAGATCATCATATTAATGGTCGTTGGATTCACTATCGTCCAGATGCAATTCGTCAAAATATTTCTCAATTTAACCCAGTTGTAAAAGGAGCAGCAGCATGAACAATATTTGTATTGAAGATTTAGAACAAGTGTATGACTATCTTGCAGAAAGTATCGATGCTGTTGCAGCGGAAAAACGGGAGTTATTTTTAGTCAAATTAGCATTACTTAGTGTCAATGCGATTCAAGATAAAGAAAAATTTATCCAACTGATTAATCAAGCCAAACAACTAGAAGATTAATTGTAGCAGATGAGTTGATGATTTTTTGCCAGCTCATTGATGGGTTGGCATTGACTTACTTCCCCCACTAAACCAAAGGTTATCGTGGGGGGAATTTTTGCGACCCATGCAATCAAATGGATTGCACCTTTTGGTGCCACACTTGCACTGACAAATATCGTGACACAGCAATGCTTTACACAGCACTCAGTCCTAGTGCATCAGCTAAAGTAAAATCATGAATATTCAAGCTTGTATTAATGTCACGATCTCTTACAAGCTGACAGCTTTCACATTCCCATGATCTAACACTTAATGATCACTTATCTATTTTATACCACAGCTAGAACATGTTTTTAAACTTGCTATAAATCAACCACTTTTAACCATGTTTT includes the following:
- a CDS encoding FAD-dependent monooxygenase encodes the protein MHFPETQPRKSLYYRYQVYPYFHSQENVLTDSDTVTVVGAGPIGMVTALLLAKQGVKVVLLSSEQQLSEGSRALVYTKRSMEILQAAGAAERIMSRALPWTHGNSIYKGQVAFRMASPTSEHDQFAPLNNLQQNWLESYLLDTIHEQDNIEVRWGNKIVAQQQDDEQVTLTVHTPEGEYQHITHWVVAADGGRSPIRESMNLWMEGASYEGRFVIADIRIKLDYPTERLAFFSPDWNPGNTILMHREPDHIWRFDYQLDTDIRPEEALQPENLHKAVNDQLKMIGQDHLEWEMDWSTVYSTRALTLDNYVHNRIIFAGDSAHLLPIFGVRGANTGFQDAQDLAWKLAAVVKGQADQKLLNSYTADRVGAAREIIAEAGKSTRFMAPPSAGFRLLRDAVLSLSLAHDFVRPLYHWRTSRPHAYTHSPLNSQNDDNALMNELTENGALIPNVKFADGTFLYNYISGKFSILAFSQQGQLPAALLAEVAQLKQQGMAIQLIALATDGENVASADRSLVIDSQVVAERFFADTGVIYLVRPDHHINGRWIHYRPDAIRQNISQFNPVVKGAAA